One window of Theropithecus gelada isolate Dixy chromosome 4, Tgel_1.0, whole genome shotgun sequence genomic DNA carries:
- the LOC112622175 gene encoding LOW QUALITY PROTEIN: E3 ubiquitin-protein ligase TRIM39-like (The sequence of the model RefSeq protein was modified relative to this genomic sequence to represent the inferred CDS: deleted 2 bases in 1 codon), giving the protein MAETSLLEAGASAASTAAALENLQVEASCSVCLEYLKEPVIIECGHNFCKACITRWWEDLERDFPCPVCRKTSRYRSLRPNRQLGSMVEIAKQLQAVKRKIRDESLCPQHHEALSLFCYEDQEAVCLICAISHTHRAHTVVPLDDATQEYKEKLQKCLEPLEQKLQEITRCKSSEEKKPGELKRLVESRRQQILREFEELHRRLDEEQQVLLSRLEEEEQDILQRLRENAAHLGDKRRDLAHLAAEVEGKCLQSGFEMLKDVKSTLEKNIPRKFRGSFSKRICPRDHKALLGLVKESNRCEKVKTMEVTSVSIELEKNFSNFPRQYFALRKILKQLIADVTLDPETAHPNLVLSEDRKSVKFVETRLRDLPDTPRRFTFYPCVLATEGFTSGRHYWEVEVGDKTHWAVGVCRDSVSRKGELTPLPETGYWRVRLWNGDKYAATTTPFTPLHIKVKPKRVGIFLDYEAGTLSFYNVTDRSHIYTFTDTFTEKLWPLFYPGIRAGRKNAAPLTIRPPTDWE; this is encoded by the exons ATGGCAGAGACAAGTCTGTTAGAGGCTGGGGCCTCTGCAGCCTCTACAGCTGCGGCTTTGGAGAACTTACAGGTGGAGGCAAGCTGCTCTGTGTGCCTGGAGTATCTGAAGGAACCTGTCATCATTGAGTGTGGGCACAACTTCTGCAAAGCTTGCATCACCCGCTGGTGGGAAGACCTAGAGAGGGACTTCCCTTGTCCTGTCTGTCGAAAGACATCCCGCTACCGCAGTCTCCGACCTAATCGGCAACTAGGCAGTATGGTGGAAATTGCCAAGCAGCTCCAGGCCGTTAAGCGGAAGATCCGGGATGAGAGCCTCTGCCCCCAACACCATGAGGCCCTCAGCCTTTTCTGTTATGAGGACCAGGAGGCTGTATGCTTAATCTGTGCAATTTCCCACACCCACCGGGCCCACACCGTTGTGCCACTGGATGACGCTACACAGGAGTACAAG GAAAAACTGCAGAAGTGTCTGGAGCCCCTGGAACAGAAGCTGCAGGAGATCACTCGCTGCAAGTCCTCTGAGGAGAAGAAGCCTGGTGAGCTCAAG AGACTAGTGGAAAGTCGCCGACAGCAGATCTTAAGGGAGTTTGAAGAGCTTCATAGGCGGCTGGATGAAGAGCAGCAGGTGTTGCTTTCACGACTAGAAGAAGAGGAACAGGACATTCTGCAGCGACTCCGAGAAAATGCTGCCCACCTTGGGGACAAGCGCCGGGACCTGGCCCACTTGGCTGCAGAGGTGGAGGGCAAGTGCTTACAGTCGGGCTTCGAGATGCTTAAG gATGTCAAAAGTACCCTGGAAAA GAATATTCCTAGAAAGTTTAGAGGCTCATTCTCAAAA AGGATCTGTCCACGGGATCATAAAGCTCTCCTTGGATTAGTAAAAGAAAGCAACAG ATGTGAGAAGGTGAAGACCATGGAGGTGACTTCAGTATCCATAGAGCTGGAAAAGAACTTCAGCAATTTCCCCCGACAGTACTTTGCCCTAAGGAAAATCCTTAAACAGCTAATTG CGGATGTGACCCTGGACCCTGAGACAGCTCATCCTAACCTAGTCCTGTCGGAGGATCGTAAGAGCGTCAAGTTCGTGGAGACAAGACTTCGGGATCTCCCTGACACACCAAGGCGTTTCACCTTCTACCCTTGCGTCCTGGCTACTGAGGGTTTCACCTCAGGTCGACActactgggaggtggaggtgggcgaCAAGACCCACTGGGCAGTGGGTGTATGCCGGGACTCCGTGAGCCGAAAGGGCGAGTTGACTCCACTCCCTGAGACTGGCTACTGGCGGGTGCGGCTATGGAATGGGGACAAATATGCGGCCACCACCACACCTTTTACCCCTTTGCACATCAAAGTGAAACCCAAGCGGGTAGGCATATTCCTAGACTATGAGGCCGGCACACTGTCTTTCTACAATGTCACAGACCGCTCTCATATCTACACCTTCACTGATACTTTTACTGAGAAACTTTGGCCCCTCTTCTACCCAGGCATCCGGGCTGGACGGAAGAATGCTGCACCACTTACCATCAGGCCCCCAACAGATTGGGAGTGA